The following DNA comes from Mycolicibacterium aromaticivorans JS19b1 = JCM 16368.
TCCAGGTATTCCGCGAACTCTCCCGGGCCGGCCGCAACGCTGACCACCGAGTAGCCCGCGGAAGCGAGTACTCGCTCGACGCTGCCGGTTTCCCCACGGCGGGTGTACACGGTGACATCGTGGCCGCCCCGCGTCAGGGCCGCCGACAGGCCCGCGATGTGGACGCCCTGGCCGTCGGCGATATCGCTGTCCGATTCCACCAGCAGACTTGCGCCCTCGGACACCACCGCGATTTTCATGAGTTTCTCCCATTCCAGATCGGGAATCGGACTGTCCGTTCCCGCTGTACCAGGAGCAAAGGGCTATTGAGGCCAGCACAGCGCGGCTGCACATCGCCGCAACCACTGTGTGTGGGGATACCCGGGGAGATGCCCGTCAAACGGTGAGCCGCAATCGGTTAGCGCGACAGATCGCGGGTGGCCGGCCCCTCCAACACGGTTCCGTCCGGTCCGAATCGCGAACCGTGCAACGGGCAATCCCACGACTTTTCCGCGTCGTTCCACGAGAGCACGCCACCGAGATGGGTGCACACCGGCGAGACGCGGCGTTCCTCCCCGCCGACCACGCTGCGGGCAGCCATGTTCCACGGCGGTCCACTAACCGAACCCGCCCCCTCGCGCAGCGGCGTATTCCGATGGGCGATCGGACTCACCCAACCGGCCGCCATATGCCAACCGACCTCGAGGTTGTTCTTCAGCGCCGTGGTCAGACCCGTGAGTTCGTGCGGGTTCCAGCTGGCGAAGGCCGGCGCCCAGCGTGCCTGCTCGCCACCGAGAAGACGCTTGGCCAACAGCAGCGCGGCAGCCACACCGTTGGTCATTCCCCACTTCGCGAACCCCGTCGCCACCAGGAAGCGGTCAACACCGGGCAGCAGCGGCCCGACATAGGGAAGTTCGTCGACGGGCACGTAATCCTGCGCCGACCAGTAGTGAGTCGGTTCCGCGCCGGGAAAGTGCCTCCGGGTCCAGCCGACGAGTTCGTCGTAGGACGTGCGTGCGCTGTCTTTGCGCCCGACGGTGTGCCCGCCGCCGCCGACGATCAGCCGCTCGCCCCCTGCCGTCGGGGCGTAGCGCACCGAGCGGGTGGGTTGGTCGACCGAGAGCATCATCGATCGCGGAAGCGACCCGGGCACATCGAAGGCCACGCAGTAGGAGCGGCTCGGATGTAGCCGGGCGAAGAAGCCGCCGCGATCCAGAATGGGTGTGCCGGTTGCCAGTACGCAGTGGTCGGCGTGGGCGATCTGCTCACGGCCCTGCGCACTGCGCAGCTTCACGCTCACCCGGCCATCCGACGTGGATGCGGCGTAGACCCGATGACCGGTCATCAGCCGACCGCCGCGCTCATGCAACTCGGTGATCAGCGCACCCAGCAAGGGCATCGGGTCGAACTGAATCTGTTCGGCCAGTCGGACGCCACCGCGGAACTCGAACGGGACGTCCATGTGATCGACCCAGTGCACTCCGAGACCCGCAGACACGGCGGCCTCGAATTCCGCACGAGCAGTGGGCAGTCCGCGCTCGAATTGCGCGTAGCTGTAGGCATCTTCGTACTGCAGCTCGATCCCGCGCTCTGTGCAGTACTGCGCCAGCCAGGCTTGGCCTTCCCGGTTGCCTTCGACATACTGCCGAACCAGGTCCATCGAGTGCCGTCGCGAGATGGCCGAGAGCCGGCTTCCTTGCAGGAGACTGACTTTGGCCGTGGTGTTGCCGGTGGCGACCGCACCCGCGCTGCGCGCCTCGACCACGAGAACCCGCTTGCCCGCCCGGGCCAGCAGCGCCGCCACCACCAATCCGGTGATACCGGCCCCGACCACGATGACCTCCACGTTCGGAGCGTCTTTTGTTGCGCTGCCGTCAATTTGGGGTTGGTGGTCGCCGGCGCCATCGAGCCACAGGGAAGTCATGGCAAGCCGATACCCGCAGTTGGCTGACCGAAACCGCAGCGGCCCAAGGGGGTAAATTGTTCCGAATGATCGAGCACGACCCCATACCTGACGACGTCCCTGTTCCCGATGCCATCGAGCAAATCCGGCCCGCGACAGAGTCCGCCGACCTGGAGAGTCTCGACATCGACGAGCGCGTGCCGGTCGACGACGGCGCTCTTCCGCTGGAGAGCAACGAATTGGATTGGCAGGAACAACGCGAGGTCGTCGAGGATCCGGACCCGGACGAGATTCGTTAGTTAGGGAAATGTTTGACCCAGCGGGGGCTCTGGGTACAAGTTTTTCCGGGGAACAGCAACCTCAGCAAAGGGGGTAGGAGATGTCGAGCGCCTCTGCGGCGAGATCGGATGTCGACGACATCCGTTTTTTTCGGCCCAGTCGGTCCTGCGCCTATGAAGGCTGGACCGTCGCTGAGCTCAAGAAAAGGGCGAAGCAACTTGGGATCTCGGGCTACTCGGGCCTGAGCAAAGAAAAGCTGATCTCGCTCATCCGCAGTTATTGACGCCGAACCTCGATAAAGGTCCAGCCGAGTTGCTGGACCTTTCTCGTTCATCAGGGAACCAATGTCCGAGCGCGCGCTTCAGTGGCCGGACAGCTCCCACACGCTCGCCGACATCCGGTCGGTCATCGTGGTCACCGCGACCTGGCCACCGTCGTCACCCTGACACGCCATCGCCTGGACGATCGCGTTGTTACGCAGTCGCGCCTCCGCGTAGCACGTCCAGTCGAACGGGATGCCGATCTGCTGCTTGCTCCACCGGACGGTGTCGGCGTTGATATCCGGCACGCTGAACTTCCACGCGGCATCTCCGCCGGTGCTCAGCGCGCGCTGACCGTCGCAGGCCTTCGCGTACTTGGTTCCGGTGGCGAACTGCGCCGCCGCCGCGGCCCCGTCGGCATAGATCGCCACCGCCTCGGCGACGACGTGGTCGTGCTTGTCGCCATCGGTGAACAACATCACATGCATTCCCAGCCACTTGTCGCCGAGGAACGCGGCCATCCCGGCCGCGTCAAGTGCCGAACACGCCGGGACGGCCGAGGATCCGGGAATGGGCCGGGTCTGGTCGGCATCGGTCTGCAATTTCACGCCAATGATGTCGTGCAGCTGCGCCGGTCCGATCAACACCTGGTCGGTGTCACCCGCACGCAGCGGCGTGATGCCTTGAGCGGGATTGGACACCGCGCTACCAGCGACGGTCTGCGCGCACCCGGCGAGCAGCACCGCCGCCGCGCCGAGAATCGCAGCCAGCCGCATACTGCGCCAATGCTAGACCGCCGCGCGCAATACCTCTCTCAGGGCGGCCAGCGCGCGGTCGATCTCGGCGCGTGACACGGTCAGTGTCGGGCGGAACCGCACACTGTCTTCGCCGCTGCCGAGCATGATCACACCGCACTTCCACAGCGCGGCCAGCACCGCATCCCGGCGCTCGGGAGTGGGAAGACTGAACGCGCACATCAATCCGCGGCCCCGCACATCGCCGACCTCCGGCAGCTGCCCGGCGAGATCCTCGAGCCCGGCAAGCAGGTAGGCACCCATGTCGGCGGCCCGCGCGAACAATCCGTCGGCTTCGATGACCTCCAGGATCCGCCGTGAACGGACCATGTCGACGAGGTTGCCGCCCCACGTCGAGTTGATCCGGGAGCTGACGGCGAAGACGTTGTCGGCTACGTCGTCGACCCGCCGGCCTGCCATGATCCCGCACACCTGTGTCTTCTTGCCGAACGCGACGACGTCCGGGGTGAAGCCGAGCTGTTGGTAGGCCCACGCGGTGCCGGTGATGCCGCATCCGGTCTGCACTTCATCGGCGATCATCAGCGCGTCGTAGGAATCACAGAGCCGGCGCATCGCAGCCAAGAACTGCCGCCGGAAGTGCCGGTCGCCGCCCTCGCCCTGGATCGGTTCGACGATGAAGCAGGCGATGTCGTGCGGATGCGCCTCGAATGCCGCGCGAGCCTGTCGCAGCGACTCTGCCTCCAGAGCATCCATATCGGCCCCCGGCCGCACGTACGGGGCGTCGATACGCGGCCAGTCGAATTTGGGGAAGCGCGCCACCTTCACCGGGTCGGTGTTCGTCAGCGACAGGGTGTAGCCGCTGCGACCGTGAAAGGCGCCCCGCAGGTGCAGGACTCGGGTGCCGAGTGCGGGATCGATACCCCGCGCCTCGTTGTGCCTGCTCTTCCAGTCGAACGCCACCTTCAGCGCGTTCTCCACGGCCAGGGCACCGCCGTCGACGAAGAACAGGTGCGGCAGCGCGGGATCGCCGAGCACCCGGCAGAAGGCGTCGACGAAGCGCGCCATCGGGACCGTGTAGACGTCGGAGTTGGACGGCTTGTTGATCGCGGTCCGCGCCAGTTCGGCACGGAACGCCGCGTCGTCGACCAGCGCGGGGTGATTCATACCCAGCGCCGACGACGCGAAAAACGTGAACATGTCGAGGTACTCGGTGCCGTCGCGGGCGTCGACCAGCCACGACCCCGACGACCGCTCCAGGTCCAGCACGAGGTCCAGCCCGTCGGCCAGGATGCTGCGGGCCAGAACAGTACGGACATTTCCAGGGTCGACGACATCGAGATCGTCACGCGACAAGAGTTCCGCCATGACGCGATACTAACGCAATTTTTACGCTTTCTCCGCGTTCAGCCGTAACTATTACGGTAGCGAGACTTGATGACTGTAAAATGTGTTTAGAATGACGGTGCTTCGAGTGCGGACGTTCGCGGCGGTGCGGATCTGTTGCAGCAGTACCTCCAGCGCGGGCGGCGACGCGACGCGCACGAACAGGACGTAGCTCTCCTCGCCGGCTACCGAATAGCACGCCTCGATTTCGGCGATGTGTTCCAGCCGCGCGGGGGCATCATCGGGTTGGGAAGGATCGAGAGGGGTGATCGCCACGAAGGCCGACAGCATGGGCCCGAACGCGTCGGGATCCACCCGCGCGCTGTATCCGGTGATCACGCCCCGGGACTCCAGACGACGCACGCGTGACTGGACCGCGGACACCGACAGCCCGGTGACCGCAGCGAGCTCGGCCAGGGTGGCTCTGCCGTCGGCGACGAGTTCACGAACCAGTGTGCGATCGACCTCGTCGAGACCGTGGGCCGCATCCGCGCTCTCCGCCATGGCCGCACACTATCGCAGCGGTGCCATCTCGTGAGTCATGTCGAAATCTGGCAGCTGCGAGCACGCTTCGCCGCGGCACTGTCAACGATGTATGGCGCCGAAGTCCCTGCCTACACAACGCTGGTCAAGGTCAGCGAGGCCGTCAACCGCGATTACGCCGCCCGGCATCCGCACGCCGGGCGGCTGGGATCCATCGAGCGCGTCACCGCGGAGCGCCACGGCGCGATCCGCGTCGGCACCCCGACTGAATTATCCGATGTGGCAGACCTTTTCGGCGCATTCGGGATGTATCCGGTGGGCTACTACGACCTACGCGAAGCAGCATCACCTGTGCCGGTGGTGTCCACGGCATTTCGGCCGCTGGATGCTTCCGAGCTGGCGCGCAACCCGTTTCGGGTGTTCACCTCGATGCTGGCGACCCGCGACGGCCGGTTCTTCGACACCGACCTGCGCCGCCGCGTCGACGAATTCCTGGACCGACGCCAACTGTTCGATCCGCAGCTGATCGCCGATGCCCGCCGCATCGCGGCCGCCGGCGGTTGCCCCGAAGCACCGGCAGAGGATTTCGTGAGACGTGCGGTCGCGGCTTTTGCGCTGTCGCGCGAGCCGGTCGACCGGGCCTGGTACGCCGAACTGACCGCCGTGTCGGCCGTCGCCGCCGACATCGCCGGGGTGCCCACCACCCACATCAATCATCTGACGCCACGGGTGCTCGACATCGACGATCTGTACGCCCGGATGCGCGAACGCGGGATCGCGATGATCGACGCCATTCAGGGACCGCCACGCTGGGACGGCCCCGCAGTGCTCTTGCGGCAGACCTCGTTTCGCGCGCTGGCCGAGCCGCGCCGGTTCCGTGAACCCGACGGCGGCGTCACCGACGGCACGCTGCGGGTGCGCTTCGGTGAGGTGGAGGCGCGCGGTGTCGCCCTGACCCGCAAGGGCCGCGAACGGTACGACGCCGCGACGTCGCAC
Coding sequences within:
- a CDS encoding FAD-dependent oxidoreductase yields the protein MTSLWLDGAGDHQPQIDGSATKDAPNVEVIVVGAGITGLVVAALLARAGKRVLVVEARSAGAVATGNTTAKVSLLQGSRLSAISRRHSMDLVRQYVEGNREGQAWLAQYCTERGIELQYEDAYSYAQFERGLPTARAEFEAAVSAGLGVHWVDHMDVPFEFRGGVRLAEQIQFDPMPLLGALITELHERGGRLMTGHRVYAASTSDGRVSVKLRSAQGREQIAHADHCVLATGTPILDRGGFFARLHPSRSYCVAFDVPGSLPRSMMLSVDQPTRSVRYAPTAGGERLIVGGGGHTVGRKDSARTSYDELVGWTRRHFPGAEPTHYWSAQDYVPVDELPYVGPLLPGVDRFLVATGFAKWGMTNGVAAALLLAKRLLGGEQARWAPAFASWNPHELTGLTTALKNNLEVGWHMAAGWVSPIAHRNTPLREGAGSVSGPPWNMAARSVVGGEERRVSPVCTHLGGVLSWNDAEKSWDCPLHGSRFGPDGTVLEGPATRDLSR
- a CDS encoding sensor domain-containing protein produces the protein MRLAAILGAAAVLLAGCAQTVAGSAVSNPAQGITPLRAGDTDQVLIGPAQLHDIIGVKLQTDADQTRPIPGSSAVPACSALDAAGMAAFLGDKWLGMHVMLFTDGDKHDHVVAEAVAIYADGAAAAAQFATGTKYAKACDGQRALSTGGDAAWKFSVPDINADTVRWSKQQIGIPFDWTCYAEARLRNNAIVQAMACQGDDGGQVAVTTMTDRMSASVWELSGH
- the lat gene encoding L-lysine 6-transaminase, producing MAELLSRDDLDVVDPGNVRTVLARSILADGLDLVLDLERSSGSWLVDARDGTEYLDMFTFFASSALGMNHPALVDDAAFRAELARTAINKPSNSDVYTVPMARFVDAFCRVLGDPALPHLFFVDGGALAVENALKVAFDWKSRHNEARGIDPALGTRVLHLRGAFHGRSGYTLSLTNTDPVKVARFPKFDWPRIDAPYVRPGADMDALEAESLRQARAAFEAHPHDIACFIVEPIQGEGGDRHFRRQFLAAMRRLCDSYDALMIADEVQTGCGITGTAWAYQQLGFTPDVVAFGKKTQVCGIMAGRRVDDVADNVFAVSSRINSTWGGNLVDMVRSRRILEVIEADGLFARAADMGAYLLAGLEDLAGQLPEVGDVRGRGLMCAFSLPTPERRDAVLAALWKCGVIMLGSGEDSVRFRPTLTVSRAEIDRALAALREVLRAAV
- a CDS encoding Lrp/AsnC family transcriptional regulator, with protein sequence MAESADAAHGLDEVDRTLVRELVADGRATLAELAAVTGLSVSAVQSRVRRLESRGVITGYSARVDPDAFGPMLSAFVAITPLDPSQPDDAPARLEHIAEIEACYSVAGEESYVLFVRVASPPALEVLLQQIRTAANVRTRSTVILNTFYSHQVSLP
- a CDS encoding VOC family protein, which produces MSHVEIWQLRARFAAALSTMYGAEVPAYTTLVKVSEAVNRDYAARHPHAGRLGSIERVTAERHGAIRVGTPTELSDVADLFGAFGMYPVGYYDLREAASPVPVVSTAFRPLDASELARNPFRVFTSMLATRDGRFFDTDLRRRVDEFLDRRQLFDPQLIADARRIAAAGGCPEAPAEDFVRRAVAAFALSREPVDRAWYAELTAVSAVAADIAGVPTTHINHLTPRVLDIDDLYARMRERGIAMIDAIQGPPRWDGPAVLLRQTSFRALAEPRRFREPDGGVTDGTLRVRFGEVEARGVALTRKGRERYDAATSHTDPAAVWGDYFPASDGEMASAGLAYYHRGDPESPVVYEDFLPASAAGIFRSNLDTDTEAAAVADESGYDIDWMAGTIGRPIHDPYDLYDATAQEAPP